One window from the genome of Streptomyces cadmiisoli encodes:
- a CDS encoding ferredoxin → MPSRPAATSGTPAPDRGQWRLEVDRLACAGSGLCLATAHGRLRLDAGRARAVAELTEPDARVVDAAEICPMEAITVRDVNTGEILAPRL, encoded by the coding sequence GTGCCGTCCCGCCCCGCCGCGACGAGCGGGACCCCGGCACCGGACCGGGGCCAGTGGCGTCTCGAGGTCGACCGGCTCGCCTGCGCCGGCTCCGGGCTGTGCCTGGCGACCGCGCACGGCCGGCTGCGCCTGGACGCCGGACGGGCCCGTGCGGTGGCGGAACTGACCGAGCCGGACGCCCGGGTGGTCGACGCCGCCGAGATCTGCCCCATGGAGGCGATCACGGTACGCGACGTGAACACGGGTGAGATTCTCGCGCCCAGGCTCTGA
- a CDS encoding cytochrome P450: protein MTVTDAAHDTARPEQYPFGPVVRLDLNPRYMELCRTAPVSRVTMPYGGEAWLITGYHEIKEFLADPRFSSRAATEPDTARVTPLPLRPGNLLSMDPPDHGKMRKIVAHAFRPRIVSDLTDRMRELVTTELDAMEAAGPPGDLVQRLAVPLPVRMIVELFGVPYEERAEFRRYSDVFVATSAHTREEVNAARDGLEQFLRKLISLRRASPSDDLISVLIEALDAGHMTEVEAVRTGIGILMAGHETSLSMISNVSFLLLAQRDLYARLLADRALLDPAIEEMLRVIPLRSTGSFPRRASEDVEVGGVLIRKGETVIFQRAAGDRDERVFDDPEAIRFDRERNPHLGFGHGIHYCLGAALARAELKAAIGGLLDRFPGLRLAGAVDDVPWKPGLIARAPESLLVEW from the coding sequence GTGACCGTCACGGATGCGGCCCACGACACTGCCCGGCCCGAGCAATACCCTTTCGGTCCCGTGGTCCGGCTGGATCTGAATCCCCGTTACATGGAGCTGTGCCGGACGGCACCGGTGTCCCGGGTGACCATGCCCTACGGCGGTGAGGCCTGGCTGATCACCGGCTACCACGAGATCAAGGAGTTCCTCGCCGACCCCCGGTTCAGCTCCCGCGCCGCGACCGAACCCGACACCGCGCGGGTGACGCCGCTGCCGCTGCGCCCGGGGAACCTGCTGAGCATGGACCCGCCGGACCACGGGAAGATGCGCAAGATCGTCGCGCACGCGTTCCGGCCGCGCATCGTCTCCGACCTCACCGACCGCATGCGGGAACTGGTCACCACCGAACTCGACGCGATGGAGGCGGCCGGCCCGCCCGGCGATCTCGTGCAGCGGCTGGCGGTTCCGCTTCCGGTCCGCATGATCGTGGAGCTGTTCGGCGTCCCCTACGAGGAGCGGGCGGAGTTCCGCCGGTACTCCGATGTGTTCGTCGCCACCTCCGCCCACACCAGGGAAGAGGTGAACGCCGCCCGGGACGGCCTGGAGCAGTTCCTGCGCAAACTGATCTCCCTCCGCCGCGCCAGCCCCTCCGACGACCTGATCTCGGTCCTCATCGAGGCGCTGGACGCCGGCCACATGACCGAGGTGGAGGCCGTCCGCACCGGGATCGGCATCCTCATGGCCGGCCACGAGACATCGCTCAGCATGATCTCCAACGTGTCGTTCCTGCTGCTCGCCCAGCGCGACCTCTACGCGCGTCTCCTCGCCGACCGCGCCCTGCTCGACCCGGCCATCGAGGAGATGCTGCGCGTCATTCCGCTCCGCTCGACGGGCAGTTTCCCGCGCCGCGCCTCCGAGGACGTCGAGGTCGGCGGCGTACTGATCCGAAAAGGCGAGACCGTCATCTTCCAGCGGGCCGCGGGCGACCGCGACGAACGCGTCTTCGACGACCCGGAGGCCATCCGCTTCGACCGGGAGCGCAACCCGCACCTCGGATTCGGCCACGGCATCCACTACTGCCTCGGGGCCGCCCTCGCCCGCGCCGAACTCAAGGCGGCGATCGGCGGACTGCTGGACCGCTTCCCCGGCCTGCGGCTCGCGGGCGCGGTGGACGACGTCCCGTGGAAGCCCGGACTCATCGCACGGGCCCCCGAATCCCTTCTGGTGGAGTGGTGA
- a CDS encoding ABC transporter permease — protein sequence MTTATKTDDRADGPVRVSSESLAELLVAPAGARPRAGAAAASTAFGWRAMLKIKHLPEQLFDVTAMPIMFVLMFTYLFGGALAGSTEEYIQFLLPGILVMSIIMTTMYTGISINVDIAKGVFDRFKTLPIWRPAPMVGYLLGDMLRYTVASVVILTVGLILGFRPDGGVLGVLAGVALLLVFSFAFSWVWTMFGLLLRTEKSVMGVSMMVIFPLSFLSNVFVDPRTMPGWLQAFVNNSPVSHLCEAVRSLMAGDRPASEIAWVLGWAALLLFVFGPVTMRLYARR from the coding sequence ATGACCACCGCGACCAAGACCGACGACCGTGCCGACGGGCCCGTCCGGGTCTCCTCCGAGTCCCTGGCCGAACTGCTGGTCGCCCCGGCCGGAGCGCGGCCGAGGGCCGGCGCGGCCGCCGCCTCCACCGCCTTCGGCTGGCGGGCGATGCTGAAGATCAAGCATCTGCCGGAGCAGCTGTTCGACGTGACCGCGATGCCGATCATGTTCGTGCTGATGTTCACGTATCTCTTCGGCGGGGCCCTGGCCGGTTCCACCGAGGAGTACATCCAGTTCCTGCTGCCCGGCATCCTGGTGATGTCGATCATCATGACGACGATGTACACGGGCATCTCCATCAACGTGGACATCGCCAAGGGCGTGTTCGACCGCTTCAAGACCCTGCCGATCTGGCGGCCCGCCCCGATGGTCGGCTACCTGCTGGGCGACATGCTCCGCTACACCGTCGCCTCCGTGGTGATCCTGACGGTGGGTCTGATCCTCGGCTTCCGGCCGGACGGCGGTGTCCTCGGGGTACTGGCGGGGGTGGCCCTGCTGCTGGTGTTCAGCTTCGCCTTCTCCTGGGTGTGGACCATGTTCGGTCTGCTGCTGCGCACCGAGAAGTCGGTGATGGGGGTGTCGATGATGGTGATCTTCCCGCTGTCCTTCCTGAGCAATGTCTTCGTCGACCCGCGGACCATGCCCGGCTGGTTGCAGGCGTTCGTGAACAACAGCCCGGTCTCCCATCTGTGCGAGGCGGTGCGCTCCCTGATGGCCGGCGACCGGCCGGCGTCGGAGATCGCCTGGGTCCTGGGCTGGGCGGCGCTGCTGCTGTTCGTCTTCGGCCCGGTCACGATGCGGCTGTACGCCCGCAGGTGA
- a CDS encoding ATP-binding cassette domain-containing protein, whose protein sequence is MTAHSSAPAIETEGLVKTYGDKRAVDGIDLVIPQGMVYGVLGPNGAGKTTFVKMLATLLRPDGGRARVFGRDVVRDADEVRSRVSLTGQYASLDEDLTGAENLILLGRLLGHGRSGARVRAAQMLEAFVLTEAADRQVKTYSGGMRRRLDIAASILNTPDLLFLDEPTTGLDPRSRNHVWEIVRAIVAQGTTVLLTTQYLDEADQLAGRIAVIDSGRVIAEGTKGELKASVGAGSVHLRLRDAAQRPEAEKLLRLALDDAPVTLEPDPVALTARLTGTDGSGAAERASRALAELARAGISVDTFSLGQPSLDEVFLALTDDAPGSGRTVQEAIA, encoded by the coding sequence ATGACCGCGCACAGTTCGGCACCTGCCATCGAGACCGAGGGGCTGGTGAAGACCTACGGGGACAAGAGGGCCGTCGACGGCATCGATCTCGTCATCCCCCAGGGCATGGTCTACGGCGTCCTCGGACCCAACGGGGCGGGCAAGACCACCTTCGTGAAGATGCTCGCGACCCTGCTGCGTCCCGACGGCGGCCGGGCCCGGGTGTTCGGCCGGGACGTCGTCCGGGACGCGGACGAGGTCCGCTCCCGCGTCTCCCTCACCGGCCAGTACGCCTCGCTGGACGAGGACCTGACCGGCGCGGAGAACCTGATCCTGCTCGGCCGGCTGCTCGGCCACGGCAGGTCCGGTGCCCGGGTGCGGGCCGCGCAGATGCTGGAGGCCTTCGTCCTGACCGAGGCGGCCGACCGGCAGGTGAAGACGTACTCCGGCGGCATGCGGCGCCGGCTCGACATCGCGGCGTCCATCCTCAACACCCCCGATCTGCTCTTCCTCGACGAGCCCACCACGGGCCTCGACCCGCGCAGCCGCAACCACGTGTGGGAGATCGTGCGGGCGATCGTCGCCCAGGGCACCACGGTGCTGCTCACCACCCAGTACCTGGACGAGGCCGATCAACTGGCCGGGCGGATCGCGGTGATCGACAGCGGCCGGGTGATCGCCGAGGGCACCAAGGGGGAGCTCAAGGCCTCCGTGGGCGCCGGTTCGGTGCATCTGCGGCTGCGCGACGCGGCGCAACGCCCCGAAGCCGAGAAGCTGCTGCGCCTGGCCCTGGACGACGCGCCCGTGACGCTCGAACCCGACCCGGTCGCCCTCACCGCCCGGCTGACCGGGACCGACGGTTCCGGTGCGGCGGAGCGGGCCTCGCGCGCCCTGGCGGAACTGGCCCGGGCCGGCATCTCCGTCGACACCTTCTCCCTGGGGCAGCCGAGCCTCGACGAAGTCTTCCTCGCCCTGACCGACGACGCCCCCGGCAGCGGCCGTACCGTTCAGGAGGCCATCGCATGA
- a CDS encoding PadR family transcriptional regulator: MRQDAVRGHLDGLLLAVLEPGPLHGYAIITAVQQRSGGALELRTGTIYPALNRLERVGLLRSSWESAGERRKRCYELTEAGRRTLARERTAWQEFTTAIGSVLNPVSPPGVVT; the protein is encoded by the coding sequence ATGAGACAGGATGCGGTGCGCGGTCACCTGGACGGACTGCTGCTGGCCGTGCTCGAACCGGGCCCCCTGCACGGCTACGCGATCATCACGGCGGTGCAGCAGCGCAGCGGGGGCGCGCTCGAACTGCGCACGGGCACGATCTATCCCGCGCTCAACCGGCTGGAGCGGGTCGGCCTGCTGCGCAGCAGCTGGGAGTCCGCCGGTGAGCGCCGCAAGCGCTGCTACGAACTCACCGAAGCGGGACGGCGGACGCTGGCCCGCGAACGCACGGCGTGGCAGGAGTTCACCACCGCCATCGGCTCGGTCCTCAATCCCGTCTCGCCGCCCGGAGTGGTCACATGA